In Salinisphaera sp. LB1, one genomic interval encodes:
- the fhuB gene encoding Fe(3+)-hydroxamate ABC transporter permease FhuB has translation MKVLTMTPARLCGGAALIVAGPAMAALHAVAGSDWAGGFVHPNPDDITQILVHDSWLPRLTVALIGGAGLALAGVLMQQTLRNPLAAPTTLGVASGAQVLLLVATLFAPGLLTYGRAAIAFVGGALAVALVFALAWRRGLAPAVLVLAGLVVNLYLGAVSLALILFNQDKLHGLMIWGAGSLAQNNWQDALHLAPRLALAAAGAGVLVRALAVLDLDEVNARNLGVSLPWLRLASLGLAVFITASIVSALGVIGFVGLAAPAIVRLVGARTLGARLFWAPVFGALLLAATDLLLQLIAGSNASLIPTGATTAALGAPLLLWLVPRLSAGRSAPRPSVAPPAPRRAAPWRLIGLRAIALAAMAVIALLAGRGLHGWNAPFALPWSETGAWRAPRVLAAGMAGMLLALAGTIIQRVSGNPMASPEVLGVSAGTGMGLLALIWFAPAAGTLALLGAGTLGALATLALLIAINARAGFEPEQLLLTGIAVMFAFDAIQRIVLAGNDPRSQSMLAWISGSTYYVDMGTAGLISAVGLVLVALAWPLARWLDLLPLGASVARALGINVTVSRLVLLGLVAVLTAAATLVVGPLSFVGLLAPHLARMAGLARARTHMAGAMVFGALLMIAADWVGREILFPVEIPAGLVATLIGGSYFMWRLRRI, from the coding sequence ATGAAAGTGCTGACGATGACCCCGGCTCGTCTGTGCGGGGGCGCGGCCCTGATCGTGGCCGGCCCGGCCATGGCCGCGCTGCACGCGGTGGCCGGCAGCGACTGGGCGGGCGGATTCGTGCATCCGAATCCCGACGACATTACCCAGATTCTGGTGCACGACAGCTGGCTGCCGCGATTGACGGTGGCGCTGATCGGTGGCGCAGGGCTGGCGCTGGCCGGCGTGCTCATGCAGCAGACGCTGCGCAATCCGCTGGCGGCGCCGACCACGCTGGGCGTGGCCAGCGGGGCCCAGGTACTGCTGCTGGTGGCGACGCTGTTCGCGCCGGGGTTGCTGACCTACGGCCGCGCTGCGATCGCGTTCGTGGGGGGCGCGCTGGCGGTGGCGCTGGTGTTCGCGCTGGCCTGGCGGCGCGGGCTCGCGCCCGCGGTGCTGGTACTGGCCGGGCTGGTGGTCAACCTGTATCTCGGCGCGGTTTCCCTCGCGCTCATTTTGTTCAACCAGGACAAACTGCATGGGCTGATGATCTGGGGGGCGGGCTCGCTGGCCCAGAACAACTGGCAGGATGCGTTGCATCTCGCGCCGCGGCTGGCGCTGGCGGCGGCGGGCGCCGGTGTGCTCGTGCGGGCGCTCGCGGTGCTCGATCTCGACGAGGTGAATGCCCGCAATCTCGGCGTTTCGTTGCCATGGCTGCGTCTGGCCAGCCTCGGGCTCGCCGTGTTCATCACCGCCAGCATTGTATCGGCGCTGGGCGTGATCGGTTTCGTGGGGCTGGCCGCGCCGGCGATCGTGCGCCTGGTCGGGGCGCGGACGCTGGGGGCACGCCTGTTCTGGGCACCGGTCTTCGGCGCGCTGCTGTTGGCCGCCACCGATCTGTTGCTGCAGCTCATTGCCGGCAGCAACGCATCGCTGATCCCCACCGGGGCCACCACCGCGGCGCTGGGTGCGCCCCTGCTGCTATGGCTGGTGCCGCGCCTGTCGGCCGGCCGCAGCGCGCCCCGCCCGAGCGTCGCGCCCCCGGCCCCGCGGCGAGCGGCGCCGTGGCGCTTGATCGGGCTGCGCGCGATCGCCCTGGCCGCGATGGCAGTCATCGCGCTGCTGGCCGGGCGCGGCCTGCATGGTTGGAATGCGCCATTCGCGCTGCCCTGGTCGGAAACCGGCGCCTGGCGCGCGCCGCGCGTGCTCGCGGCCGGCATGGCCGGCATGCTGCTGGCTCTGGCGGGTACGATCATCCAGCGCGTGTCGGGCAATCCCATGGCGAGTCCCGAGGTGCTCGGCGTGAGCGCCGGCACCGGCATGGGCCTGCTGGCATTGATCTGGTTCGCGCCGGCTGCGGGCACGCTGGCCCTGCTCGGGGCCGGCACGCTCGGCGCGCTGGCGACGCTGGCCCTGCTGATCGCGATCAACGCCCGCGCGGGCTTCGAGCCGGAACAGCTTTTGCTGACCGGCATTGCGGTAATGTTCGCCTTCGATGCGATCCAGCGCATCGTGCTCGCCGGCAACGATCCGCGCAGCCAGTCGATGCTGGCCTGGATCTCCGGCTCGACCTATTACGTCGACATGGGCACGGCGGGACTGATTTCGGCGGTCGGCCTGGTGCTCGTCGCGCTGGCCTGGCCGCTGGCGCGCTGGCTCGATCTGCTGCCGCTCGGCGCGTCGGTCGCGCGCGCGCTGGGGATCAACGTCACCGTCAGCCGGCTGGTGCTGCTGGGGCTGGTGGCGGTGCTGACCGCCGCGGCCACGCTGGTGGTCGGCCCGCTGTCGTTCGTTGGCCTGCTGGCGCCGCATCTGGCCCGCATGGCAGGCCTGGCCCGAGCGCGAACGCATATGGCGGGGGCGATGGTCTTCGGCGCCCTGTTGATGATCGCGGCCGACTGGGTGGGCCGGGAGATCCTGTTCCCGGTGGAGATTCCGGCCGGGCTGGTGGCCACGCTGATCGGTGGCAGCTATTTCATGTGGCGGCTACGGCGGATCTGA
- a CDS encoding class I SAM-dependent methyltransferase: MSDNPFARPGAAARYAAGRPDFHATVIERARRHVAPTGRLARALDIACGTGQSTRALRAIADTAIRLDASTAMLREADDTAGAHYVAAAAEALPFAADSFDLVSVALALHWFDRRRFLAAVGRVLRPGGWLIVYDCGFRGEMIGQRRFRDWAQAYYARYPGPPRAGGGISVKQAARAGLVVHHDETHATDIVMTRDAFVAYLTSQSNAIAAADRAGGAFAAIEQWIRDSVDHFFADGPQTLRFGGTIEYLRKRD; the protein is encoded by the coding sequence ATGAGCGACAACCCGTTCGCCCGGCCCGGGGCCGCCGCGCGCTATGCCGCCGGGCGGCCGGATTTCCATGCCACCGTGATCGAACGCGCGCGTCGGCACGTGGCGCCGACGGGCCGGCTGGCGCGGGCGCTTGATATCGCCTGCGGCACCGGCCAGTCGACCCGGGCACTGCGCGCGATCGCCGACACCGCGATCAGGCTCGATGCGTCCACGGCCATGCTGCGTGAAGCCGACGATACCGCCGGCGCGCATTATGTCGCGGCCGCGGCCGAAGCCCTGCCCTTCGCGGCCGACAGCTTCGATCTCGTTAGCGTGGCGCTTGCCCTGCACTGGTTCGACCGCCGGCGTTTCCTCGCCGCAGTCGGGCGCGTCCTGCGGCCGGGCGGCTGGCTGATCGTCTACGATTGCGGCTTTCGCGGCGAAATGATCGGCCAGCGCCGTTTTCGCGACTGGGCACAGGCTTATTACGCCCGCTATCCAGGTCCGCCCCGCGCCGGTGGCGGCATTAGCGTCAAACAGGCCGCCCGCGCCGGGCTGGTCGTGCACCATGACGAAACCCATGCCACCGATATCGTCATGACCCGCGATGCCTTCGTGGCCTATCTGACGAGCCAGAGCAACGCCATCGCCGCGGCCGATCGCGCCGGCGGCGCGTTCGCGGCGATCGAACAATGGATCCGTGATTCGGTCGATCATTTCTTCGCCGATGGCCCGCAGACCCTGCGTTTCGGCGGCACAATCGAGTATTTGCGCAAGCGCGACTGA
- a CDS encoding multidrug ABC transporter permease/ATP-binding protein has protein sequence MDLIRLIVRDYRLPFAGVLLASLAHAALGVGVLAYINQRLIAHQAATLSALPQFFGLIAALLVMALVAQLGLTTLGHHFVFDLRSRLVKRILDTDIARQEAIGSAALIASLSADIRNVTIAFVRLPELVQGLVLTAACTAYLGWLSLPLLVVTVIWITVTMAIGNGLIRRVYAHLAEVREAEDALYRDYETVIHGRKELALNRSRARDLYSHRYTPDARRYRRHIIRADTFHLSASNGANIMMLGAIGLVFFLANALDWANPATAATYALTLLFLRTPMIGAVGALPTLLNAQVAFNKLAALDLAEHRPEFESRRPDTAWQRIRVEHAIFVHANGFTIGPIDFTLERGELVFIIGGNGSGKTTFARLLSGLYTPAGGRIAIDDHPVDADRTRLRSLFSAVFTDFHLFERLLGADGDDADEAFIRHWCQRLQLDGKLSRDGARLLDTQLSQGQRKRLALLTALAEQRDILLLDEWAADQDPVFRRVFYHELLPALREIGHTIVAISHDDSYFGAADRLLEMRDGRLIELTGGERDAASRDAVARLGRQARRA, from the coding sequence ATGGACCTGATTCGCCTGATTGTTCGGGATTACCGCCTGCCCTTTGCCGGCGTACTGCTCGCCAGCCTGGCCCACGCCGCCCTCGGCGTCGGCGTGCTCGCCTACATCAACCAGCGTTTGATCGCGCATCAGGCCGCGACTCTGTCGGCCCTGCCGCAATTCTTCGGCTTGATTGCCGCCCTGCTCGTGATGGCGCTCGTCGCCCAGCTCGGCCTGACCACGCTCGGCCATCATTTCGTCTTCGATCTGCGCTCGCGCCTGGTCAAACGCATTCTCGATACCGATATCGCGCGCCAGGAGGCGATCGGCAGTGCGGCGCTCATCGCCAGCCTGTCGGCGGATATCCGCAACGTCACCATTGCCTTCGTGCGCCTGCCCGAGCTGGTCCAGGGGCTGGTGCTGACCGCGGCGTGCACAGCCTATCTCGGCTGGTTGTCGCTACCGCTGCTGGTCGTCACCGTAATCTGGATCACGGTGACGATGGCCATCGGCAACGGGCTGATCCGGCGCGTCTATGCGCACCTGGCCGAAGTCCGCGAAGCCGAGGACGCGCTGTATCGCGACTACGAGACGGTCATCCACGGCCGCAAGGAACTGGCCCTCAACCGCTCGCGGGCGCGCGATCTGTACAGCCACCGCTATACGCCCGATGCCCGGCGCTACCGACGCCACATCATTCGTGCCGACACCTTTCATCTATCGGCCAGCAACGGGGCCAACATCATGATGCTGGGCGCGATCGGCCTGGTGTTCTTCCTGGCCAATGCGCTCGACTGGGCCAATCCCGCCACCGCCGCGACCTACGCGCTCACCCTGTTGTTCCTGCGTACGCCCATGATCGGCGCGGTGGGCGCATTGCCGACCCTGCTCAATGCCCAGGTCGCGTTCAACAAACTGGCTGCGCTGGATCTCGCCGAGCATCGGCCCGAATTCGAAAGCCGCCGGCCGGACACCGCGTGGCAGCGTATCCGGGTCGAGCACGCCATCTTCGTCCATGCCAACGGCTTCACGATCGGCCCGATCGATTTCACGCTCGAACGCGGGGAACTGGTTTTCATCATCGGCGGCAACGGCTCCGGCAAGACCACCTTCGCCCGGCTGTTGTCCGGGCTGTATACGCCGGCCGGCGGCCGGATCGCCATCGACGACCATCCCGTCGACGCCGACCGGACACGCCTGCGTTCGTTGTTCTCGGCGGTGTTCACTGATTTCCATCTGTTCGAGCGGCTGCTCGGCGCCGATGGCGATGACGCCGACGAGGCTTTCATTCGCCACTGGTGCCAACGCCTGCAGCTCGACGGCAAGCTCTCCCGCGACGGTGCCCGGCTGCTCGATACCCAATTGTCGCAGGGCCAGCGCAAGCGCCTGGCCCTGCTCACCGCCCTGGCCGAACAGCGCGACATCCTGCTGCTGGATGAATGGGCCGCCGATCAGGACCCGGTGTTCCGGCGCGTGTTCTACCACGAGCTGCTGCCGGCCTTGCGCGAGATCGGCCACACGATCGTGGCAATCAGCCACGACGACAGCTATTTCGGCGCCGCGGACCGACTGCTCGAGATGCGCGACGGCCGGCTGATCGAGTTGACCGGCGGCGAGCGCGATGCCGCCAGCCGCGATGCCGTGGCCCGACTCGGCCGCCAGGCACGGCGCGCATGA
- the fhuF gene encoding siderophore-iron reductase FhuF produces the protein MYARFFPHRLEFAANTLCRDAVPAGGPVIAGRALVCGAALDTVLRPFAEARAMTDRRAAASEWSKFFFARLIIPVVVVQCATGRRLDLDPARWRVSCREDGTIAHFIFDHDPLGAPAPGDMSALIDAVMTPLASALAADCRLSPRVFSANGAVYYAWVLDQLTEQHRTEPGGLAPARTLLDSPARPDGGPNPFHAAFKPLAAGAHDGEGAPTRECRRLCCVRDLDPSLPLCANCPRAISYPEAGEAKAARTLKQPGRAPGHA, from the coding sequence ATGTACGCGCGTTTCTTTCCCCACCGGCTCGAATTCGCAGCGAATACGCTCTGTCGCGATGCCGTGCCCGCGGGCGGGCCGGTCATCGCGGGTCGGGCCCTGGTTTGCGGCGCAGCGCTGGATACGGTGCTGCGCCCGTTTGCCGAAGCGCGCGCGATGACCGATCGGCGGGCCGCGGCCAGCGAGTGGTCGAAGTTCTTCTTTGCACGACTGATCATCCCCGTGGTGGTGGTTCAGTGCGCCACCGGCCGCCGGCTCGATCTCGACCCGGCCCGCTGGCGCGTGTCTTGTCGCGAAGACGGCACGATCGCGCACTTCATCTTCGATCACGACCCACTCGGCGCGCCCGCGCCGGGCGACATGAGCGCCCTGATCGACGCCGTCATGACGCCGCTGGCGTCGGCGCTGGCCGCCGATTGCCGGCTGTCGCCCCGCGTGTTCAGCGCCAATGGCGCGGTGTACTACGCGTGGGTGCTCGACCAGCTCACCGAACAACATCGGACCGAACCCGGCGGGCTGGCACCGGCACGCACACTGCTGGATTCGCCCGCGCGGCCCGACGGCGGCCCCAACCCGTTTCATGCCGCATTCAAACCGCTGGCAGCGGGTGCCCACGACGGCGAGGGTGCACCGACCCGCGAATGTCGGCGGCTGTGCTGTGTGCGCGACCTGGATCCATCGCTGCCCCTGTGCGCCAACTGCCCTCGCGCCATCAGTTATCCAGAGGCCGGCGAAGCGAAAGCCGCGCGTACTCTGAAGCAGCCGGGCCGAGCGCCCGGCCACGCCTGA
- a CDS encoding NAD(P)/FAD-dependent oxidoreductase, whose protein sequence is MAATRLLARLNPLASRRIDTDMDIAIVGAGFSGLGMAIQLKEAGIENFTLLERADEVGGTWRDNHYPGAACDVASHLYSFSFEQNPNWSRAFGQQPEIFDYIKRVAAKYDLYRHVRFNTAIREARFDEDAGIWHAITDSGEELTARVVISAVGALSDPAYPKIEGLERFQGKLMHTAQWDDDYDLAGKRVAVIGSGASAIQVVPEIQKTAGHMTVFQRTPSWIMPKPDRPIPEKEQAEYRDSFYKLAKRRYRIYWMSELFAPFIISDRKFFKKKAEQMAKSHIRKQVADKALRQTVTPDYAIGCKRILISNDWYPAIQADNAELIPDGPARITENSLITKDGREIAVDAIVCATGFKVPSRAAPFPVKGLGGLDLNAAWADGAEAYKGVTVSGFPNLFFLMGPNTGPSHTSVLAFTEMQMEYIAKAIGHMARHDLKWLMVKKSVQDRFNRGIQKRMQHTSWTSGCNSWYLTDSGKNTTLYPGFNWEYRMRLWLFRPGEYESAPMWRAGEGAGRAAA, encoded by the coding sequence ATGGCCGCGACCCGCCTGCTTGCCCGACTCAATCCGCTGGCTTCGCGCCGGATCGATACCGACATGGATATCGCCATCGTCGGCGCCGGCTTCTCGGGCCTGGGCATGGCGATCCAGCTCAAGGAAGCCGGGATCGAGAACTTCACCCTCCTCGAGCGCGCGGACGAGGTCGGCGGTACCTGGCGCGACAACCATTATCCGGGCGCGGCGTGCGATGTCGCCTCGCATCTGTATTCGTTCTCGTTCGAGCAGAATCCGAACTGGTCGCGCGCCTTCGGCCAGCAGCCGGAGATCTTCGATTACATCAAGCGGGTGGCCGCGAAATACGACTTGTATCGCCACGTCCGCTTCAACACGGCGATCCGCGAGGCCCGCTTCGATGAAGACGCCGGCATCTGGCATGCGATCACCGACTCGGGCGAGGAACTGACGGCACGCGTCGTGATCTCGGCGGTGGGCGCGCTGTCCGACCCGGCCTATCCCAAGATCGAGGGGCTGGAACGGTTCCAGGGCAAGCTCATGCACACCGCCCAGTGGGACGACGACTACGATCTGGCCGGCAAGCGCGTGGCCGTGATCGGTTCGGGCGCCTCGGCCATCCAGGTGGTGCCGGAGATCCAGAAAACCGCCGGCCACATGACCGTATTCCAGCGCACGCCGAGCTGGATCATGCCCAAGCCCGACCGGCCGATTCCGGAAAAGGAACAGGCCGAATACCGCGATTCGTTCTACAAGCTGGCCAAGCGCCGTTATCGCATCTACTGGATGAGCGAACTGTTCGCGCCGTTCATCATTTCCGATCGCAAGTTCTTCAAGAAAAAGGCGGAGCAGATGGCCAAGAGCCATATCCGCAAGCAAGTGGCCGACAAGGCCCTGCGCCAGACCGTCACCCCGGACTATGCGATCGGCTGCAAGCGTATTCTGATTTCCAATGACTGGTATCCGGCGATCCAGGCCGACAATGCCGAACTGATTCCCGACGGCCCGGCCCGGATCACCGAAAACAGCCTCATTACGAAGGACGGGCGCGAGATCGCGGTCGACGCCATCGTCTGCGCGACCGGCTTCAAGGTGCCGTCGCGGGCGGCGCCATTCCCGGTCAAGGGGCTGGGCGGGCTCGACCTGAACGCGGCCTGGGCCGACGGTGCCGAAGCCTACAAGGGCGTCACCGTGTCCGGTTTCCCCAATCTGTTCTTCCTGATGGGCCCGAACACCGGGCCGAGCCATACCTCGGTGCTCGCCTTCACCGAAATGCAGATGGAATACATCGCCAAGGCGATCGGGCATATGGCGCGCCACGATCTGAAATGGCTGATGGTGAAGAAATCGGTGCAGGACCGCTTCAATCGCGGTATCCAGAAGCGCATGCAGCACACCTCATGGACCTCCGGATGCAACAGCTGGTATCTCACCGATTCCGGAAAGAACACAACGCTGTATCCCGGCTTCAACTGGGAATACCGCATGCGTCTGTGGCTGTTCCGGCCCGGTGAATACGAGTCCGCGCCGATGTGGCGGGCGGGCGAAGGCGCGGGCCGCGCCGCGGCCTGA
- a CDS encoding sorbosone dehydrogenase family protein, with translation MTRRLNTALLGAPLLMLVVPGAAAAACKTAGLDLPPHFCATVFAKNARQPRHIAVAANGTVYANVNHGDGKHDLLALIDSNSDGVADKRQLFGRGGATGLTLHDGWLYAASATGVRRYRLGRGAIPDGEGQRIVTGLPDQKAHSARGLAVDDTNHLYVAIGAPSNACQKDDRQPGSPGQDPCPLLEKQGGIWRFAADKPKQKFSAKARYATGIRNLFALTWDRARHRLVGAQMGRDQLSALWPKKFSTEQNVRLPAEVLLDIKQGDNFGWPYCYYDGKAHARRLNPEYGGDGHKIGRCADYTDPIAAYPAHWAPMDVVFYQAKAFPKAYRGGAFIAFHGSWDRSPEPQQGFRVIYQPFDGDKPGKPYRTFAGPTGFTGEKIVRSPGNAAHRPAGLAVGPKGALYVSDDQGSTIYRITYNVHD, from the coding sequence ATGACTCGTCGACTGAACACAGCGCTGCTCGGCGCGCCACTGCTGATGCTGGTTGTGCCCGGGGCGGCCGCGGCAGCGTGCAAGACGGCCGGCCTCGATCTGCCGCCGCATTTCTGCGCCACGGTTTTCGCAAAGAACGCGCGCCAGCCGCGCCATATCGCGGTGGCGGCCAACGGCACGGTCTACGCCAACGTCAATCACGGTGACGGCAAACACGACCTCCTCGCGCTCATCGATAGCAACAGCGACGGCGTGGCCGACAAACGCCAACTGTTCGGCCGCGGCGGCGCTACCGGGCTGACCCTCCATGATGGCTGGCTGTATGCCGCCTCGGCGACGGGCGTGCGTCGCTATCGACTGGGCCGGGGCGCGATTCCCGACGGCGAGGGCCAGCGCATCGTTACCGGCCTGCCCGATCAGAAGGCCCACAGTGCACGCGGGCTCGCCGTGGACGATACCAACCATCTGTATGTGGCCATCGGCGCGCCATCGAATGCCTGCCAGAAAGACGATCGTCAGCCAGGCTCACCCGGCCAGGACCCCTGCCCGCTGCTCGAAAAACAAGGCGGCATCTGGCGTTTCGCCGCCGACAAGCCCAAGCAAAAATTCAGCGCCAAGGCACGCTATGCCACCGGTATCCGCAATCTGTTCGCGCTGACCTGGGATCGGGCGCGGCACCGCCTGGTCGGCGCCCAGATGGGCCGCGATCAGCTCTCGGCCCTATGGCCGAAGAAATTCTCGACCGAGCAGAACGTGCGGCTCCCGGCGGAGGTTCTGCTCGACATCAAGCAGGGCGATAACTTCGGCTGGCCGTACTGCTATTACGATGGTAAAGCGCATGCGCGCCGCCTGAACCCGGAATACGGCGGCGATGGACACAAGATCGGCCGTTGTGCCGACTATACCGACCCGATCGCGGCCTACCCGGCGCATTGGGCCCCGATGGATGTGGTCTTCTATCAGGCCAAGGCCTTCCCCAAGGCTTATCGCGGCGGCGCGTTCATCGCCTTTCACGGCTCCTGGGATCGCTCACCCGAGCCGCAACAGGGCTTTCGGGTGATCTACCAGCCGTTCGACGGCGACAAGCCGGGCAAACCCTATCGCACCTTCGCCGGCCCGACCGGCTTTACCGGCGAAAAGATCGTGCGCTCGCCGGGCAACGCCGCCCATCGCCCGGCCGGGCTCGCGGTCGGGCCGAAGGGCGCACTCTATGTCAGTGACGATCAGGGCAGCACGATCTACCGGATCACTTACAACGTGCACGACTAG
- a CDS encoding NADH:flavin oxidoreductase/NADH oxidase → MPDLFKPWTIGDVTFRNRIFVSPMCQYSAEDGYPNDWHFVHLGSRAVGGAGLVMMEATAVTPEGRITPGDLGIWSDAHIGEFKRNADFIRAQGAAAGVQLAHAGRKASCTAPWIDGGRALTAAEGAWQTVAPSAVPFSDNAPTPHALSSDEMTALIDAFVAAAKRADAAGMDMIEIHGAHGYLLHEFVSPLSNERPDDYGGSLENRCRFPLAVVRAVRAVWPADKPLFYRVSASDWEDGGWDIEQTMQLAAWLKAEGVDVLDCSGGGNTPAANIPVGPGYQTEFAARVRRETGLATGAVGMITDPVQAEHIVHSGQADCVLLAREMLRDPYFPLRAATELHGDDNLVPPVQYARAFK, encoded by the coding sequence ATGCCCGATCTATTCAAGCCCTGGACCATTGGCGACGTGACTTTCCGCAACCGGATCTTCGTGTCGCCGATGTGCCAGTACTCGGCCGAGGATGGCTATCCGAACGACTGGCATTTCGTGCATCTCGGCAGTCGCGCGGTCGGCGGTGCCGGGCTGGTGATGATGGAAGCCACGGCGGTGACACCGGAAGGCCGGATTACGCCGGGCGATCTCGGGATCTGGAGCGACGCGCATATCGGCGAGTTCAAGCGCAACGCCGATTTCATCCGTGCGCAGGGGGCGGCGGCCGGCGTGCAGCTCGCCCACGCCGGGCGCAAGGCGTCCTGCACCGCGCCGTGGATCGACGGTGGCCGGGCGCTGACCGCCGCGGAAGGGGCGTGGCAGACAGTGGCGCCGAGCGCGGTTCCGTTCTCCGATAATGCGCCGACGCCGCATGCCCTGAGCAGCGATGAAATGACCGCACTGATCGATGCATTCGTGGCCGCGGCCAAACGCGCCGACGCCGCCGGCATGGACATGATCGAAATCCACGGCGCGCACGGTTATCTATTGCACGAGTTCGTTTCGCCGCTATCCAACGAGCGCCCCGACGACTATGGCGGCAGTCTGGAGAATCGCTGCCGTTTCCCGCTGGCAGTAGTGCGCGCTGTACGCGCCGTCTGGCCCGCCGACAAACCGCTGTTCTATCGGGTGTCGGCCAGCGACTGGGAAGACGGCGGCTGGGACATCGAGCAGACCATGCAGTTGGCCGCATGGCTCAAGGCCGAGGGCGTGGACGTGCTCGATTGCTCCGGCGGCGGCAATACGCCGGCCGCCAATATTCCGGTCGGCCCCGGCTACCAGACCGAATTCGCGGCCCGCGTGCGACGCGAGACCGGCCTGGCGACCGGCGCGGTCGGCATGATCACCGACCCGGTGCAGGCCGAACACATTGTGCATTCCGGCCAGGCCGACTGCGTGCTGCTGGCGCGCGAAATGCTGCGCGATCCGTACTTCCCGCTGCGCGCGGCGACCGAGCTGCACGGCGACGATAATCTGGTGCCGCCGGTGCAGTACGCGCGCGCCTTCAAGTAG
- a CDS encoding IS110 family transposase, which translates to MAVYIGIDVSKRKFDCAWLRDPDRVKVKTKVFGNDTAGHAAVLDWLAQQTGTPADQIHIIMEATGIYHEALAQALYEAGLGVSVMNPAQVREFAKSLGVRGKNDRKDSVVLARYGAARRPRLWQPEPAAVRGLKARLARLEALDKDIQRERNRREKAEVVQAEEIIASIDTVLDALRAERDRLTRDIDDHIDRHPALKKDRALLESVPGIGPTVSRRLLATLRSRDFTSARQAAAFIGVIPVPWDSGSSVHGPPRLSKAGNPKLRQLLYMAAIVSTKHNPDIAAQYQRLTARGKSDMSALGGAMRKLVHLAYGVLKHQTPYQPQGAT; encoded by the coding sequence ATGGCCGTCTACATCGGCATTGACGTCAGTAAACGCAAATTCGACTGTGCTTGGCTGCGGGATCCTGATCGGGTCAAGGTCAAGACCAAGGTCTTTGGCAACGACACCGCGGGGCACGCGGCTGTATTGGACTGGCTGGCGCAGCAGACCGGCACGCCGGCCGATCAAATCCACATCATCATGGAAGCGACCGGGATTTATCACGAAGCCTTGGCTCAGGCGCTTTATGAGGCCGGTCTGGGCGTGTCCGTGATGAACCCCGCGCAGGTCCGGGAGTTTGCCAAAAGCCTGGGAGTGCGCGGCAAGAACGACCGGAAAGACAGCGTCGTTCTGGCCCGCTATGGGGCGGCTCGTCGCCCGCGGCTGTGGCAACCCGAACCTGCGGCGGTGCGTGGACTCAAAGCGCGTCTCGCCCGTCTTGAGGCGCTCGATAAGGATATTCAACGCGAGCGCAATCGCCGGGAAAAGGCCGAGGTCGTTCAGGCCGAAGAGATCATCGCGTCGATCGATACGGTGCTCGACGCGCTACGGGCCGAACGCGATCGGTTGACGCGCGATATTGACGATCATATCGATCGCCATCCCGCGCTGAAAAAAGATCGCGCTTTATTAGAGTCGGTGCCCGGCATTGGCCCCACCGTATCGCGGCGCCTGCTGGCCACACTGCGAAGCCGCGACTTCACCAGTGCCCGCCAAGCCGCGGCCTTCATCGGCGTCATCCCGGTGCCGTGGGATTCGGGGAGTTCGGTCCATGGGCCGCCGCGTCTATCCAAGGCCGGTAATCCTAAACTGCGACAACTGCTCTATATGGCCGCCATCGTCAGCACCAAACACAACCCGGATATCGCGGCCCAGTATCAACGCTTAACAGCACGCGGTAAAAGCGATATGAGCGCCCTCGGCGGCGCCATGCGCAAGCTCGTCCATCTCGCGTATGGCGTGCTTAAGCACCAGACGCCCTATCAACCCCAAGGCGCTACATGA